TCGACTATCGCCGCCAGATTGCGATGGTTTTTCAGGAGCCGCTTTTGTTTGATGCGACCGTCTTTGATAACGTCGCGGCGGGTCTGAAAATTCGCGGGCTGGGGAGAGCGGAAATTGGCCGGATGGTTCCCGAATATCTCGAGCGCTTCGGCATAGCACATCTGGCGAAACGTTCCGCCCGGAAACTCTCCGGCGGGGAGGCGCAGCGCACGAGCCTCGCCCGCGCCTTCGTCAACAAACCCCAGATCATTTTCCTCGACGAGCCCTTCTCCTCGCTCGACCCGCCAACCCGCGACGCCCTTACCGGCGATCTCGAGCGGATCATCCGCGAAACCGGGACAACGGCGGTTGCCTCGACCCACGACCAGACGGAGGCGCTCCGGCTGGCCAACCGTCTGGCGGTAATGGCGGAAGGACGGATCGTACAGATCGGTACGCCCGCCGAGGTGATGTACCGGCCCATAAGCGAGACCGTCGCCTCCTTTGTGGGTGTGGAAACGGTACTGCGGGGACGGGTTGTGCGGTTTGCCGAAGGGGTCTTTACTGCTGCCGTGGAGGGGGGGGGAATCGAGGCGGTGGGGAATGTCCGGATGGGCGAGGAGGTGCTCTGCTGCATCCGACCGGAGCATGTAACCCTTTCCACCAATACCCCTACCCAGACTACAAGCGCCCGGAACGTCTTTTCCGGAACAATCCGGGAGATTACACCGCTCGGCCTTTTCCAGCGGATCCGCGTTGATTGCGGATTCGGCCTGGTCGCCTATGTGACGCGCCAGTCACTCGAAGAACTCCATCTTGAGGAGGGAATGAGAGTCACGGCCTCCTTCAAGGCAACGTCCGTCCACGTCATCCGCCGCGGCGGCGGGACAGGAATCGCTCTTTCTGCGCCTCCCCAGCCCTGAGCGGACCTTCTCGACTCACCAATCACGCCCCAGGTTCAGCCTTTCTGATCCCGACCGTGTTTTTTGCTCAACAAGATCATGCGGCAGTCATTATAAAAAGCGCTGAGTCCGGCGAGGTTTTGTGCTGAACTTTTTTATGAGGCCGCAAACCTTAAGAAAAGTGTGACAATGATCAGCGCGACCAGGACGGCGAAGGCGCCAAGATCATGCCGAAAAAAAGTGAACTCGCAAAGCGTCGTTCGCACTCCGCCGCGCTGGTAGCCCCTTGCCTCCATCGCGAGGGCGAACTCGTCGGCGCGACGAAAAGCGGACAGCAGCAAGGGGACGACAAGCGCCACGACGGCGCGGCCTCTCGGAACGAGGCCCCCGGTTGTAAAATCGGCGCCCCGCGCCATTTGCGCCATGCGGAGCTGTTCATACTCCTCTAACAGCAGCGGGACGAACCGCAGCGCCATCGCAATCATCAAGGCAAGGTCCTGCGAGGGGATTCCCACCCTGGAAAGCGGCCGGAGCAGACGTTCAATGCCGCCGACAAGGGCGGAGGGGGCAGTGGTCAGCGTGAGAAGGGCGGCGGCCAGGATGAGGCTGGCGAACTGCCAGGTGACGTAAAGCCCGCGGAGCAGGCCCTCCTTCGTGATCCGGAGCGGCAGCGGGGCAAGAGTGAAAAGGGGAGTACCCGCGGTAAAGAGGAGATGCACGAGAAAGATCAATGCCAGGAAAAACAGCACGGGCCGGAGCGCCTCCAGAACCCGTGCGGGCGTCATCCGGGCGGCAACAACGATGGCGACGAGAAAGGCGCTGATGAGCGGTATTTCCACCGCCGTCGCCCCGAAAATGAGGAGGCTAAGCGCGACCACGGAAACGATCTTTACCCGGGGATCGAGGCGATGGAGGAGGGTATCGTCCGGCAGGTATTGCCCCAAGCTGATCATTCCGCATTATCTCCCGGGGGATGAAGCCCACTTACTGTCAGGGGTCCGGGCTTGCCGAAGATTTCCTCCGGCGTTCCTGTGCGCAGGAGCAATCCTCGGTCCATGACCGCGACCCGGTCCGCCTCCGCGACGTCGCGCAGGTCGTGGGCAATGTGGATAATCGCCATCCCCTCCAGGTTCAACCGCCGGATGATCGCGAGGATCCGTTCCCGGCTTGCCGCATCGAGATAGGCGGTCGGTTCATCAAAGGCGATGTAACGGGGGTTCATCGCCAGCACCCCGGCAATAGAAAGGAGGCGCTTCTCCCCGCCGGAAAGTGTATGCGGGGCGCGTTTCTCAAACCCCGTCATTCCAACCATCTCCAGTGAAACAGCGACGCGCCGGCGTATCTCCGGGGCGGGAAGGGCGAGGTTACCCGGGCCGAAGGCCACGTCTTCTTCCACCGTCATCCCGACTATCTGGCTGTCCGGGTTCTGAAAGACCATTCCCACCCGCCGCCGGATCTCGCGGACGGAGGAGCCGTCGGTCGTCAGCATCCCGTCCACGCAGACCGTTCCGGAGGCCGGAAACAGGAGGGCGTTCAGGTGCTTGATAAGCGTGGTCTTGCCGCAGCCGTTCGGCCCGATCAGGGCTGCATGTTCGCCCTCGGCAATCTCGAGGCTGATTCCCCGGAGAGAGTCGGGGGCTGCGGCTTCGTAACGGTAAACCAGGTTTTCGACACGAATCATGGGAGCTGTCCGTGCAGGCGTTCCCGGAGTTTGATCGCGATCCAGGCAGTCAGGACGATCTTGAGCAGGTCGCCCGCGAGAAAGGGAAGAACGCCGACAGCCAGCGCCTTCGGAAGCGGCAAACGGGCAATGAGGCTAAGCTGCAAAACACCCAGCGCATACACGACCGCCGTTCCGGCAACGAGCGATACACAAAGCCACGCAAAGCCGGGCCGCTCCTTGAGTGCGGTGAGTTTGCCGATGACGAAGGCGGCGACGACGAAGCCGATCAGATAGCCGCCGGTTGGTCCGAAGAGCACGCCGATCCCCGCCTTGCCGCCGGCAAATACCGGCAGACCAATGATGCCGAGGAGGAGATAAACCACCTGGCTGAGCGCCCCGAGACGTCCCCCGAGCAGCGTTCCGGCGAGACCGAGAAACAGGGTTTGGAGGGTGATCGGCACCGGCGGGAGCGGGATGATGATGTAAGCGCCCACGGCGGTCAGCGCCCCGAAGAGAGAGGCATAGACCATGCCGCGGAGGGAGGTCTGTTCTGGATTCATTTTGGGCCTTTCAATCGGTGTCGAGTGTATTTTCTGCGAGCATACCGCTCTCCCGCCGGATTTTCAATCTTTAATTGCACCGGGACAGACTTCCCGCCGCTGGAGCGACAAAGGCAGTTCCAGGCTGTTTGCTTCGAGAAACGTCTGGTTGGAGAGGATCTCCGCCGCCGGGCCGTCGGCGACAACCCTGCCGCTGCCGATCACAATGCAGCGCTCACAGACATCGAGGATCAGATCGAGGTCGTGGGAGGCGATGATCTTGGAGTGTTTGAAGGTCTTGAGCAGCGTAATCAATGAGCGCCTTGACCGCGGGTCGAGGTTGGAGGCGGGCTCGTCCATCGCCAGGATATCCGGTTCCATGGCCATCACCGCTGCGATGGCGACAGCGCTCTTCTGTCCACTCGACAGATGGTGCGGCGGTTTGTCCTGCAGATTGAGGCTGTTGACCATAGCGAGGGCCTTTTGCACCCGCTTGCGCACGGTCGCCTCATCCATCCCGAGGTTGAGCGGGCCGAAGGCGACATCGTCAAAAACGGTCGGCATGAAGAGCTGGTCATCCGGATTTTGGAAGACGATTCCGACCTTCTTCCGGATCTCCTGCCGCGTTTTTTTGTTCAGGGGCAGATCGCCGATGGTGATCGAACCCGCAGTCGGCAGCAGGTAGCCGTTCATCTGCTGGAGAAGCGTGGATTTGCCCGCCCCGTTGGCGCCGACGACACCGACGGATTCGCCGTGGGTGATCCGGAAATTGATCCCGTTGAGCGCCTCCGTTCCATCGGGATAGCGGTAGGAAACATCTTTGAATTCAACTATATGATGGCTCATTAAAACAGCTCCTGCACGACCCGGCCGAGCTTCTCGGCAACGGGGAAAAAGCGGAAAACTCCCAGAGAGGCGATCATCGCCGACAGGAACAGCAGATCGGAAAGCGCAATATGGGACTGTTTGAGGGTCGGGATGTCTCCCTGAAACCCCCGGGAGAGCATGGCGTAATAGATCCTTTCAGCGCGGTCCACTGTGCGCAGAAAGAGGATCCCGATCAGGCGCACGAACATCTTCATGCCTGCGCCGTGCGACCCGAAGGAACGCATCTCCCTGGCCCGGATGATCCGCATCGCCTCTTCCATCAGGACAAAGAGGTAGCGATATAAAAAGAGGAGCTGCGAAACAAACAGGGCCGGAACGCCCAGACGCCGGAGCGCATGGCAGATACCCGGAAACGACGTCGTCGCGATCAGCAGCAGCGCCGCGCTGACCGTTAGCGCAAATTTCAGTAAAATCGCAAGAAAAGAGAGCCAACCGGCAGACACAGCAAAACCGAAGAGGACAACCGCCGTTTGCGTGTCCAAAAGCGGATTAAAGATGCCGATAAAAAATGCAAAGGGCGAAACAATGAGGATCTTTCTGAGCAGGAACCGGACGGGGATTGCGCCGACGGTTAAAAGCAGCGCTGGAAACAGAAAGAACGGCGCCAGCGCGGCGACCTCATACTTGGGGAAGGAGACAACGGTGAACAAAAACAGGATGGTGGCAATCACCTTGGCCCGCGGGTCGAGACGATGGACGAAGGAGCCCCCGTAGGAGAGCCGGTCCAGCCGGCCGATATCGAAATAGCGCGCATCAAAGGTCATGGTTGCGCATCTTTGCCTCGGCAGGAGCGGATGCTGACGCCGATAAGCACGATAATTCCGAGCACGGCAGCAGCGCCGACCAGCCCGGATACGGAGGTTCCTGTCCCGACGTTCGGCCAGGATGGAGGGGGTTCCGGTTTTTCCTGATAATTTTTCCCCCGCTTGAAGCCGTAATCCGGCAGGAAGGCCGTCTTTTGCTGAATTGTCTTGAGCGCCCGCGCAATCCCCTTTTCCGTGTCCCGGAGTTCGCCGTTGCCGGTCACCTTTGCTATCGACCATTCGAGCCCGTCAGGATTGGTTGAGGCAAGCAGGGAAAGCACCCCTCCGGCGAACACCGCCAACGCCGCGAACGTGATCAGCACCCTCCGCAGCGAAAGTGTCGCGCCCGGCAGCCGGGAGGGCGCCATGCTCTCGAGAAGTTCCGGCCGGGCGTTCTGCACATAGCTGATAACCCCTGCCGTCACAATGCCCTCCACGAGGCCGATGGCCAGGTGGATCGGCTGCATCAGCAGGGTAAAGGCGCCAAAGGGCAAATCGCTGTTCCCCGACAGCAGCGTCTCCAGCACGACGGAAAAGGCGCCGAGTTGCAGGGCAAGAATGACGCTGATCATGGAGGCGGCCAGAATCCGCCCGCGCTGGTTGCTGTTGCCAACCCATGGTTTGTAGATAAACGGGTAGATGAGAAAGCAGGCGTAGAAGCCCAGATTCCAGATATTGCAGCCGAGCGCCAAAAGTCCGCCGTCGGCGAAGAAGAGCGCCTGGACCGTGAGCACCGAGGCCATGACGAGAAAGGCCGCATAGGGGCCGAGGATGATGGCGAGGATCATCCCGCCTGCCAGGTGTCCGCTAGAACCAGTTCCGGGAATCGTGAAATTGATCATCTGCGCGGCGAAAATAAAGGCGCCGAGCACCCCCATCAGCGGGATCATTTTGTCATCGAGCTGAACCTTCAGCTTCTTCGCGGCATATCCTCCTGCCACTGCCGTTGTGGCCCACAAGGTCGTCCCCACGGCGGGGGAAAGCAAAGCATCCGCCATGTGCATTTTGTCCAATCTCCTTCCTCTCGCAGGCACTCCGAAAAGTCGCATCCCTGAGGAGTTCTGCCTGCAAAAAACAACCGGTTTATTCTCCCGCAATCCGTTGCGGCGCCGGATTATGCCATGAATGCAACATTCGTAACACGACTACGAAAAAAAATAATGCCCTACTCGATATCCCTCCCGGTGCTGGACATGCTCAAGGTCGCATGGCGGACCCCCTTGATGGAGCGGAGCGCATCGGCCAACCGCTGCACATCCTCCGCCTTGCCGCGGGCGGCCAATATTTCCAGGCAGTTATGGTGATCGAGGTGGATGTGCTGGGTAGAGATGATCACCTCCTGAAAGTCATGCTGGGTATCGGTTACCCGGCACATGATGTCTCTTTTGTGGTGGTCGTAGATGAGGGTGATGGCGCCGGCCACATCGCACCCCCCCTGCCACTCCCGCTCGACCAGTTCCCGGCGGATCATATCCCGCAGGGCCTCCGAGCGGTTGGTGTACTGCTTTGCCCGGATCAGGTCGTCAAACCTGTCGAGGAGATTTTTTTCTAAGGACACCCCAAAACGAACCAGCTCCGACATCATTTCCTCCGTGTTACGCTGCAGCGGTTTGTGACACACACTGCCGACGTTGTCAAGCCTTTTTCCAAGGAAACCGGCAACAATCTGTCTCTGACCCCGGTTTTTACCGGATAAAGTTGGTAACCACCTTCTCTTCTTTGGGGGGCGGCATGATTTTGTCGGCAGTGGCCTCCTGCATCTTTAACAACCAGGCCATATTCTTGCCCAGCACCCTCATGATCTGTGCCCCTTCGTCATCCTTTATTGCTTCGCCGGGAGTTCGGCCATGTATCACATTCCAATACCGCGATGTGGCAATGATCATTTCGGAGTAGGTGAGATAATGGGTCAAACTATCCAAAGCCGCAGAACCGCCTGTCCTGCGCACCGCTACGACTGCCGCGGCAACTTTATGACGAAATAAATTCCCGTTCGAGCCGGCGACAAAGAACATGCGGTCCAGAAAACTTTTCATCGTACCCGGTATCCCCGAGTAATAGACAGGCGCGCCCAGGATAATGCCATCGGCTTGTTTGACTATCTGTATTAAATCGTTCAGTTCATCAGATTGAATAGAGCATTTTTCATCTTGACTTATGGCGCATTTTCCGCAGGCAATGCAGCCGTGGATCATTTTATGGCCGATGGGTAGTATCTCGAACTCGATGCCGGCGGCTTTAAGTTCATTGCCGACCATGCTTAGTGCATGAAAAGTGTTGCCCTCTTTGTGGGGACTTCCGTTAATGGCGATTACTTTCATTGATTGCAGCACCCCTTGTCCTTTCTATCTCTGAAAAGATATTGTTATTTTGTCGGGAAAAATCAGCTCCCTCACTTCAGCGAATCAAACAGGTATTCCAGCCCGTTGACCTTTATTTCATAGACGGTGCGCAACATTTTCCCCAGTTCCCCTTCCGGGAAGCCTTTCTGGGAAAACCAGACAACATAGCGCTCCGGCAGATCAACGAGGCGATATCCCGCATATCTCCCGAAGGGCATAGTTGCCTGAGCCAGCTTCAGGAAGGCATCCGCATCCTGACGAAGAGGCGGAGAAATTATTTGCTCATCTGCAGTCATTAAATATTCTTACCAGCGCTTACCGCGTGTTTTGAACCATTCCGCCCCATGCTCATGACCGGTCAACAATAATCAGCGTCAGCTAATTTTCTGCCTTCTCCTCCGGCGCCGGTTCGGCTGTTTCCGCGTCTGCCGCGGGAGCGCCCGTTTGCAGATTCTCCTTCTGCTGCTTGGCGGCAATGCGTTTTGCCGTCTTTTCCAACTGTTTTTGCTGGCGTGCTTTTTCTTTTACCTGCTTGCCATAGCTGTACATGGATTTTCCCATCGTCATGCTCCTTTTTTACTAAACCGTTATCATCTTGCCTGAAAACACGGCAGGTTCGGCTAATGGGTCAACCCAGCGGCGCCTCACCCCTTGCTTGTAAGTCAGGGCTTGCGCTTTGGCTGCTTATCAAGCTTGTGTTTTGCATTTTGCTTCTGTTTTTCAGCAGACTGCTTCTGCCCCTTTTCCTTGTCCTTCTTGCCGCCCTTGTCTCCCATTTCGTTTCTCCTTTTCAGATGTAGGATTATGCTGCAAAAACGATAGACGCATCTTCAATTTACTGCAATCTTGCATACTATTGCACAGGAGTCAATGAAGCTTTGGTGAATTTTTGTTCTCCCCCTTGTCTAAACAGTTCATTTATTATACTCTGCTCCGGCAAAAAAACATTTATCTGCCAAGGAGGCAAAAAATGGACGGACGGGGATTGGAACAAACGTGTATCAACACGATTCGTTTTCTGGCGGCGGATGCCATCGAAAAGGCCAAATCGGGACATCCCGGCATGCCGATGGGGGCGGCGCCCGCGGCGTTTACCCTCTGGACCAAATATTTGCAGCATGATCCGCGCGCCCCGCTCTGGCCGGATCGCGACCGTTTTGTCCTTTCCGCCGGACACGCCTCGATGCTGCTCTATTCGCTCCTTTATCTGAGCGGCTATGACCTTTCCCTGGACGATCTCCAGTCCTTCCGGCAGTGGGGCAGCAAGACGCCCGGCCATCCGGAGCGCCAGCATCCGCCGGGAACGGAGATGACGACCGGTCCGCTCGCTCAGGGGCTGGCCGCGGCGGTCGGAATGGCGGCGGCAGAGGCGCACCTCGCCGCCCGGTTCAACCGTCCGGGGTACCCGCTCGTTGATCACCGCACCTATGTTTTTGCCAGCGACGGGGATCTGATGGAGGGCCTCTCCGCCGAGGCGTGCGCGCTGGCTGGCCACCTGGGGTTGGGAAAACTGACCGTCCTGTATGACGACAACCGGATCTCTCTTTCGGGGGCGACTGCCCTTTGTTTTACCGAGGATATCCCCAAAAGGTTCGAGGCCTCGGGCTGGCAGGTGATCGAAATCGAGGATGGCAACGATACACAGGCGATCGCCCGGGCGCTGGAGGAGGCGGCCCAGGAAACTGATAAACCTTCGCTTGTCCGGCTCCGTACGACAATCGGCTTCGGCGCGCCGAAAAAGCAGGGGACAAGTTCTGCACACGGTTCGCCGCTGGGGGCCGAGGAGCTGAAGGCCGCAAAGACAAATCTCGGCTGGCCGCCGGAACCACCGTTTTTTGTCCCGGCGGAGGCGCTGGACCGTTTTCGGCAGGCGGCTTCAGACAGGGCCAAAAAACATCTGGAATGGAAAGAACTGCTGCGTCGTTATTCCGAGACCTGGCCGCAGGAGGCGGCGGAGTTTGACCGGGTGACGAAGGGAGAACTGCCGGAGAACTGGACGGATTTGCTGCCTTTTTACCTGCCCGATACGAAGGATGTTGCCACGCGCAAGACCTCCGAGGCGTTCCTGCAGGCGGCGGCGGAAAAACTTCCCGAACTCATCGGCGGGTCGGCCGATCTGAACCCCTCCACTTTTTCCTGGTTGAAGGGAAAGGGCGATTTCCAAAAACCCGCCGCGAGCGTCACCCTCCCGGAAGGTGCCTGCGGCGGCGAGTGGGGCTATGGGGGCAGAAACATCCATTTCGGGGTGAGGGAACACGCGATGGCGGCAATCGCCGGCGGGATGGCGATCCACGGGGGCGTCATCCCTTTTACTGCGACCTTCTTCACCTTTGCCGACTACATGCGTCCCTCGATGCGGCTCGCCGCGTTGATGGGGCTCCGGGTAATCTACATCTTCACCCATGACAGCATCGGGGTCGGCGAGGATGGCCCGACCCACCAGCCGGTCGAGCACCTGATGAGTTTGCGCGTGATGCCGAATCTGACGGTAATCCGCCCGGCCGACGCCAATGAAACGATCGAGGCCTGGCGACTCGCCGTTGAAAACGTCTGTGGTCCGACCGCCCTTGTCCTCACCCGCCAGAACCTGCCCGTTGCCGACCGGCTGCTGGTAGGCGCTGCGGATGGAGTCCGCAGCGGCGGTTATGTCTTCTGGGATTCGGCGGAGGGGGAAGAGCCGCAGGTCTTGCTGATCGGAACTGGCTCGGAGCTTCAGCTTGCCGCCCAGGCGGGGAAGACCCTGGCCGAAGAGGGAATCCGCGTCCGCGTTGTCTCCCTGCCCTGCTGGGAGCTTTTTGACGCCCAGCCCGAGGAGTACCGGGATGCCGTGCTTCCTCCCGCCGTGCAGGCGCGGGTGGCGGTGGAGGCGGGGGCAAAACTGGGCTGGGAGCATTACGTGGGAGCAAAAGGGGCGGTGCTCGGGATCGACCATTTCGGCGCGAGCGCCCCGTATCAGGTGCTCTATGAAAAATTCGGGCTCACCGCGGAAAGAGTGGCGGCGGAGGCGCGCCGCCTTCTGAAAACAGCCGATTAAGGGAAATGCAAACAAGGGGTCGCCGGTTTTCACCGGCGGGCCACCTTCAGGATGTAAACGCAGGAAATGGGGGCAGGATGACAACAAAGATGAATTTTCGCCCGGGATTATTTCGGGATTGGGAAGCGGATATCCGTAAAAGGCTGGTGGCCGAGAAGATTGTCGAGCGGATTGCAAAGAAGGACTACACCGTCTGGAAACCCGCGCCGACTGAGATAGCCAACCGCCTCGGCTGGTTAGACAGCCCCGGGCTGATGCCGGGGAAAATAGCCGAGATAGAGGAGGCGGTGGCAGAGATTCGGGCAGACGGGTACAATTTTGCCCTCCTGCTCGGGATGGGTGGCTCCAGCCTCGCGCCGGAGGTATTGCGCAAGGTGTTCGGAATCGCCGCCGGCTATCTGAATCTGGAGGTGCTCGACAGCACCGATCCGGGGGCAATTCTCTCCCATGCGGCCTGCCTCGATTTTGCCAGGACGCTGTTTGTCGTTTCCACCAAATCGGGAGGAACGATCGAGACCCTTTCGCTGATGAAGTATTTTTACAACCTGACTGCCGAAAAACTCGGGAAGGAAAAAGCAGGCGCCCATTTCCTCGCGATTACCGATCCGGGCAGCAAATTAGCGGAAACAGCCCAACAAAACGGTTTTCGGCACATCTTTCTGAACGACCCGGAAATCGGGGGGCGCTATTCGGCCCTGTCGTTTTTCGGCCTGGTTCCCGCGGGCCTGCTGGGAATAGACATCCGGCGCCTCTTGGAAAAAACCGCCGCTGACAGCGGCGCGGCTGCCCTCCTGGGCGGAAGTCTTGGCGAATTGGCGCTGCGGGGACAAGACAAGTTGACCTTTGTTTTTTCGCAGCGGCTGGCCGCGCTGGGCGGCTGGATCGAGCAGTTGCTCGCGGAAAGCACCGGCAAGGAGGGGAAAGGCATCCTGCCGGTGATCGTTGAGCCTGCCGGCCCGCCCGCCTTCTACGGCGCCGACCGGGTTTTCTGCTCCGTCCGCCTGCAAAACGATGCGATCGGGGAGCCCCATTTGCGGGCGCTGGCAGCGGCAGGATTTCCCGTTGTGGATTTGACAATCGCCGACGACTATGATCTGGGAGGACTTTTCCTCTTTTGGGAGCTGGCGACTGCCGCCGCCGGGTGGCGTCTGGCGGTGAATCCTTTTGATCAGCCCAATGTTGAGTCCGCCAAGGCGCTGGCACGGCAGATGATCGACAAATATCTCCAGGAAAGAGTCCTTTTGGAAGAGGCGCCGGTTGTCGAGGCGGATGGTTTTTCCGTCTTCGGCCAGGTTGCGCTCGCCTACCCGGAGGACGTCCTGCAGGAATTTTTCTCACAGGCAACGCCCGGCGCTTACGCGGCTTTTATGGCATACCTTCCCCCGTCGCCCTGGGTTGACGATGCCGTACAGCGGCTGCGGGGGGTCATAGTGGAGAGATTCTCGCTTGCCACGACCTTTGGCTATGGGCCGAGGTTTCTGCACTCGACCGGGCAATTGCACAAGGGAGACAGCGGGCGGGGGCTTTTTGTCCAGTTTACCGCTGAGGACAGCGAAGACGCGCCCGTGCCCGAGGCAATGGGAAGCACCGAGTCAGCGCTGACTTTTGGGGTTTTGAAAAAGGCGCAGGCATTGGGGGATTTTCAGGCGTTAACGAAGGCGGGAAGAAAAATTATCCGGATTCATTTTCATGGGAATCCCGCCCGGGGCATTGACCGCCTGACGAAAAATCTTGCGAAAAAATCCTGAGTTTACGCCGCCGCATCGCAAATATTGGATGAGCTTTCGAGCACGGGCCCTTCGAGATTAGTTTCTTCGGTACGCGGTCAACGCAGAGGCAAAAAGTAACTGGCGGCCCCTCTGGGGGAAAAAGGAGCGAGCTAAAGATAAATTTATTGACAAAGGACGACGTCTTGGTTAAGGGTAACGAGGTTGCCGGCAGGAAATCGACATTGGTCAGAGACGGGCAATATTTTTTAAACTTTATGAATAGTTGGGAGGTATGCTGTGAGGAAAAAACCTGTATCAGTAATCGTTGCAATAGTATTTTCCCTGGTTTGTTTTGCCTTTTCCGCCGAGGCGAAGATTGTCGTCAAGTACGGCCACGTGGGACCGCCGATCCACCCGCAGCACCACGGCGCCGTGGCTTTCGCCAAATACGTGAATGAAAAAACGAATGGCGAGATCGAGGTGCAGGTCTTTCCCCTGGGCCAGCTCGGCGGCGAGCGGTCGATGTGCGAACAGGTGCAGGGCGGAACGCTCCATATGACCTCCGCCACGGCCGGGGTGCTCGCCAATTTTGTTCCGGAAATCGGGATCATCGAGCTGCCCTTTGTCTATCCGGACAGGGAGACCGCCTACAAGGTGCTCGATGACAAGGATGTCCGGGAACGTTTTGCGAAGTATGCCGAGG
Above is a genomic segment from Syntrophobacterales bacterium containing:
- the tkt gene encoding transketolase, giving the protein MDGRGLEQTCINTIRFLAADAIEKAKSGHPGMPMGAAPAAFTLWTKYLQHDPRAPLWPDRDRFVLSAGHASMLLYSLLYLSGYDLSLDDLQSFRQWGSKTPGHPERQHPPGTEMTTGPLAQGLAAAVGMAAAEAHLAARFNRPGYPLVDHRTYVFASDGDLMEGLSAEACALAGHLGLGKLTVLYDDNRISLSGATALCFTEDIPKRFEASGWQVIEIEDGNDTQAIARALEEAAQETDKPSLVRLRTTIGFGAPKKQGTSSAHGSPLGAEELKAAKTNLGWPPEPPFFVPAEALDRFRQAASDRAKKHLEWKELLRRYSETWPQEAAEFDRVTKGELPENWTDLLPFYLPDTKDVATRKTSEAFLQAAAEKLPELIGGSADLNPSTFSWLKGKGDFQKPAASVTLPEGACGGEWGYGGRNIHFGVREHAMAAIAGGMAIHGGVIPFTATFFTFADYMRPSMRLAALMGLRVIYIFTHDSIGVGEDGPTHQPVEHLMSLRVMPNLTVIRPADANETIEAWRLAVENVCGPTALVLTRQNLPVADRLLVGAADGVRSGGYVFWDSAEGEEPQVLLIGTGSELQLAAQAGKTLAEEGIRVRVVSLPCWELFDAQPEEYRDAVLPPAVQARVAVEAGAKLGWEHYVGAKGAVLGIDHFGASAPYQVLYEKFGLTAERVAAEARRLLKTAD